The following coding sequences lie in one Syntrophales bacterium genomic window:
- the atpA gene encoding F0F1 ATP synthase subunit alpha, with translation MESIKAEEISEIISKQIKDYEKKLDVSETGTVLSVGDGIARVYGVENAMSMELLEFPGGILGMVLNLETDNVGVAVLGEISHIKEGDIVKRTGKIAQIPVGEALLGRVIDATGAPIDGKGPIETTEYSRIEMIAPGVIQRQPVNEPMYTGLKAIDAMTPIGRGQRELIIGDRQIGKTAICIDAIIRQKDTGVKCIYVAIGQKKSTVAQLVETLKKNDAMSYTCVVAACASDPATLQYISAYAGCSIGEYFRDRGQDALIIYDDLSKQAVAYRQISLLLRRPPGREAFPGDIFYNHSRLLERASRLSKELGGGSLTALPIIETQAGDVSAYIPTNVISITDGQVYLEPSLFFSGIRPAINVGLSVSRVGGAAQVKAMKQVAGTLKLDLAQYRELAAFAQFGSDLDKSTQAQLERGIRLVEILKQPQTAPMSLSQEVAILFAGTRGFLDKHPLDKLKSYEQQLLAFLEGKYKEIMQEIDDKKVISPELEKKLKAALTEFASVFSAD, from the coding sequence GAAACGGGCACCGTGCTTTCGGTCGGCGATGGAATCGCCAGGGTTTATGGCGTGGAGAACGCCATGTCCATGGAGCTGCTTGAGTTCCCCGGGGGAATTCTCGGCATGGTTCTTAATCTGGAGACCGATAACGTCGGCGTGGCCGTTTTGGGTGAAATCTCCCATATCAAGGAGGGCGATATTGTCAAGCGCACCGGCAAGATCGCCCAGATTCCCGTCGGCGAAGCGCTTCTTGGTCGCGTAATCGATGCAACCGGCGCCCCCATTGACGGCAAAGGCCCCATTGAGACAACGGAATACAGCCGGATCGAGATGATCGCACCCGGGGTCATACAGCGCCAGCCGGTTAACGAGCCCATGTACACCGGCCTGAAGGCGATCGACGCGATGACGCCAATCGGGCGCGGCCAGAGAGAGCTGATCATCGGGGATCGCCAGATCGGGAAGACCGCAATCTGCATCGATGCGATCATCCGCCAGAAGGACACAGGGGTTAAGTGCATCTACGTGGCAATCGGCCAGAAAAAATCGACCGTCGCCCAGTTGGTGGAGACGCTGAAAAAAAACGACGCGATGTCCTATACCTGCGTCGTCGCCGCCTGCGCCAGCGACCCGGCCACCCTCCAGTATATTTCCGCTTATGCCGGCTGCAGCATCGGCGAGTACTTCCGCGACCGGGGGCAGGACGCCCTGATTATTTACGATGACTTGTCGAAACAGGCCGTCGCCTACCGCCAGATATCGCTTTTGCTGCGGCGTCCTCCTGGTCGTGAGGCCTTCCCTGGGGATATTTTCTACAACCACTCCCGGTTGCTCGAAAGGGCGTCCCGGTTGAGCAAGGAGCTCGGCGGCGGCTCCCTTACCGCCCTGCCGATCATTGAAACCCAGGCCGGCGACGTCTCCGCATACATCCCCACCAATGTTATTTCCATCACCGACGGTCAGGTCTATCTGGAGCCGTCACTGTTTTTTTCGGGCATCAGACCGGCGATCAATGTTGGGCTCTCCGTCTCCCGCGTCGGCGGCGCCGCTCAGGTAAAGGCGATGAAACAGGTCGCCGGCACTCTTAAACTCGATCTTGCCCAGTACCGGGAACTGGCGGCCTTCGCTCAATTCGGCTCTGATCTCGATAAATCGACACAGGCCCAGTTGGAACGCGGTATCCGTCTCGTGGAGATACTCAAGCAGCCGCAGACAGCGCCGATGTCCCTTTCCCAGGAGGTTGCGATTCTTTTTGCGGGAACCCGCGGTTTTCTTGACAAGCACCCGCTCGACAAGCTCAAAAGCTACGAGCAGCAGTTGCTTGCCTTCCTGGAAGGAAAATACAAAGAGATCATGCAGGAAATTGACGACAAGAAGGTTATCAGCCCTGAGCTGGAGAAAAAGTTGAAAGCGGCCTTGACCGAGTTCGCTTCCGTCTTCTCCGCTGATTGA
- the atpG gene encoding ATP synthase F1 subunit gamma — protein MAALKDIKRKINAVQKTRQITRAMNMVAASKFKAAQLRMLNFRPYAESFMEMLGDLVGRVSVESNRLLAVREPKRIKAILMTSDRGLCGGFNNNLTKATERFVIEKQRLGLDVELIPVGRKGRDFFKKKFKISHARSDVFGKFDMNLAISIANDIIPPFIAEEYDELYLIYNEFINVSIQKPRVLKIFPIAPFVKKAETDIANEIDYIYEPAAKNILENLLPMYVHVLIYRALAETSAGENGARMAAMDNATRNCEEMVSGLTLKYNKARQAAITSELMDIVGGTEALAKG, from the coding sequence ATGGCCGCACTTAAGGACATTAAACGGAAAATCAATGCCGTTCAAAAAACAAGACAGATAACTCGGGCAATGAACATGGTGGCTGCCTCCAAGTTCAAGGCGGCCCAGTTGCGAATGCTGAACTTCCGTCCCTATGCTGAATCGTTCATGGAAATGCTCGGTGATCTGGTAGGAAGGGTCAGCGTCGAATCCAACCGGCTTCTGGCGGTAAGGGAACCGAAGCGGATCAAGGCCATTTTAATGACCTCCGACCGGGGTCTCTGCGGCGGGTTCAACAACAATCTGACCAAGGCAACGGAACGGTTCGTGATTGAGAAACAGCGGTTGGGGCTTGATGTAGAGCTTATTCCGGTAGGCCGGAAGGGAAGAGATTTCTTCAAGAAAAAGTTTAAGATAAGCCATGCCCGTTCCGATGTTTTTGGCAAATTTGACATGAATCTGGCAATCAGCATCGCCAATGATATAATCCCGCCCTTTATTGCGGAAGAGTACGACGAGCTTTATCTGATCTACAATGAGTTCATCAATGTATCCATTCAGAAGCCGAGGGTTTTGAAGATTTTCCCCATCGCCCCTTTTGTAAAAAAGGCAGAAACTGATATTGCCAACGAGATTGATTACATCTACGAACCAGCAGCGAAAAATATCCTGGAAAATCTTCTCCCGATGTATGTGCATGTCCTGATTTATCGGGCGCTCGCCGAAACATCGGCAGGGGAAAACGGGGCGCGGATGGCGGCGATGGATAACGCGACAAGAAATTGCGAGGAGATGGTAAGCGGCCTTACGCTTAAATACAACAAGGCGAGACAGGCGGCGATAACCTCCGAGCTTATGGATATTGTGGGCGGAACAGAGGCTCTGGCAAAAGGCTGA